The following coding sequences are from one Arthrobacter sp. PvP023 window:
- a CDS encoding cytochrome bc complex cytochrome b subunit: MSATSTANAPAFVAKTKGGRITDFVDQRVGGSGILREFGRKVFPDHWSFMFGEVALYSFVILLLSGTFLTFFFDPSMAETHYDGSYTPLKNVEMSVAYSSSLDISFDVRGGLFMRQVHHWAALLFVASVSVHMLRVFFTGAFRKPRELNWVVGGVLLILSMAAGFTGYSLPDDLLSGNGLRIIDGVIKSIPVIGTYISFFLFGGEFPGTVIISRLYMLHILLVPALILLMIVIHLFMVVVHKHTQYPGPGRNDGNVVGYPLGPVYAAKAGGFFFIVFGVVALMAAFFTINPIWNYGPYDPSPVSAGTQPDWYIGWVDGALRLMPGVIGDFHFEYVIFGQVLTLNVLLPALVPAGLVFTVLFMYPWIERWITKDDREHHVLDRPRNAPTRTAIGMAGFTFYCVMWAAASSDLIATHFHVALNDVTYWLRALFFIGPVIAFVVTKRVALALQRKDREIALHGRETGRIVRLPHGEFIEVHAPLDDYKRYKLVGFESPVPLPAVPNEHGVVTRKEKRRAALSRWFFEDRVAPASPAELEAAHGHHGQHEAVETAEGQKTLSH, from the coding sequence ATGAGCGCAACATCAACAGCTAATGCCCCCGCCTTCGTCGCCAAAACCAAGGGCGGCCGCATTACCGACTTTGTTGACCAGCGCGTCGGCGGTTCGGGCATCCTCCGCGAATTTGGCCGTAAGGTCTTTCCGGACCACTGGTCGTTCATGTTCGGCGAAGTGGCCCTGTACTCCTTCGTCATCCTTCTGCTCTCCGGCACCTTCCTGACGTTCTTCTTTGATCCGTCCATGGCGGAGACGCACTACGACGGCTCGTACACGCCGCTGAAGAACGTCGAAATGTCCGTCGCCTACAGCTCATCGCTGGATATCTCGTTTGATGTCCGCGGCGGCCTGTTCATGCGCCAGGTGCACCACTGGGCCGCACTGCTGTTCGTGGCTTCCGTCTCCGTGCACATGCTGCGCGTGTTCTTCACCGGCGCGTTCCGTAAGCCCCGCGAACTGAACTGGGTGGTGGGCGGCGTCCTGCTCATCCTCTCGATGGCGGCAGGCTTCACCGGCTACTCGCTCCCCGACGACCTGCTCTCCGGCAACGGCCTGCGGATCATCGACGGCGTCATCAAGTCGATCCCTGTCATTGGTACCTACATCTCGTTCTTCCTCTTCGGCGGCGAGTTCCCCGGTACGGTCATCATCAGCCGGCTCTACATGCTGCACATCCTCCTGGTACCGGCGCTGATCCTGCTGATGATCGTGATTCACCTCTTCATGGTGGTTGTTCACAAGCACACGCAGTACCCCGGCCCGGGCCGCAACGACGGCAACGTCGTCGGCTACCCCCTTGGCCCGGTTTACGCGGCCAAGGCCGGCGGCTTCTTCTTCATCGTGTTCGGTGTTGTCGCCCTCATGGCGGCTTTCTTCACCATCAACCCGATCTGGAACTACGGCCCTTACGACCCCTCCCCGGTTTCCGCAGGCACGCAGCCTGACTGGTACATCGGCTGGGTTGACGGCGCCCTGCGCCTCATGCCTGGTGTCATCGGCGACTTCCACTTCGAGTACGTCATCTTCGGCCAGGTCCTCACCCTGAACGTGCTGCTACCGGCCCTGGTACCTGCCGGCCTCGTCTTCACGGTGCTGTTTATGTACCCGTGGATCGAACGCTGGATCACCAAGGACGACCGCGAGCACCACGTTCTGGACCGCCCGCGCAACGCTCCCACCCGGACCGCAATCGGCATGGCCGGCTTCACCTTCTACTGCGTGATGTGGGCCGCCGCTAGCTCGGACCTCATTGCAACGCACTTCCACGTTGCTCTGAACGATGTCACCTACTGGCTGCGCGCACTGTTCTTCATCGGCCCGGTCATCGCGTTCGTCGTGACCAAGCGCGTCGCCCTGGCGCTTCAGCGCAAGGACCGTGAAATCGCCTTGCACGGCCGCGAAACCGGCCGAATCGTCCGGTTGCCGCACGGTGAGTTCATTGAGGTCCACGCGCCGCTGGATGACTACAAGCGCTACAAGCTGGTGGGCTTCGAGTCACCGGTGCCGTTGCCTGCGGTTCCGAACGAACACGGCGTCGTAACCCGCAAGGAAAAGCGCCGTGCGGCGCTCTCGCGCTGGTTCTTCGAGGACAGGGTCGCACCTGCTTCGCCGGCTGAGCTCGAGGCTGCCCACGGGCACCACGGCCAGCACGAAGCGGTGGAGACGGCCGAGGGACAGAAGACCCTCAGCCACTAG
- a CDS encoding GntR family transcriptional regulator, with amino-acid sequence MAASDASRMVGEIDRDSGTPIYVQLRELLRAHITASCPPGSSLPSERDLAERFGLARMTVRQAIDALVGEEVIERVVGLGTFVRKPKLDLQVKLTSYSEEMQRRGMVPAAKVLSFEQIGASAFLARELQLDEGTPLVRFRRLLLADNEPMSVDENFIPAHRVPGLLDGEPPTSLYNVLSERFGLVMEWGEDMIEATAASPSTARLLNVEVGSPLLKIQRHAFVARSMVDYSVSYYRADRYKLWVPLQRPGVRPTRNYASGYRNP; translated from the coding sequence ATGGCGGCCTCTGACGCGAGCAGGATGGTAGGGGAGATCGACCGCGACAGCGGGACGCCCATCTACGTCCAGCTGCGGGAACTTCTGCGCGCACACATCACCGCCTCCTGTCCGCCCGGCTCGTCGTTGCCCTCGGAGCGTGACCTCGCCGAGAGATTCGGCCTGGCCCGCATGACGGTCCGCCAGGCGATCGATGCGTTGGTAGGCGAGGAGGTCATTGAACGGGTGGTGGGTCTGGGCACCTTCGTCCGGAAACCAAAGCTTGACCTGCAGGTCAAACTGACTTCTTACAGCGAGGAAATGCAGCGCCGTGGCATGGTCCCTGCCGCCAAGGTGCTCAGCTTCGAACAGATCGGCGCGAGTGCGTTCCTGGCCCGGGAGCTTCAGTTGGACGAGGGAACGCCCCTGGTGCGCTTCAGGCGCCTGCTGCTGGCCGACAACGAGCCCATGAGCGTGGACGAGAACTTCATTCCCGCCCATCGCGTGCCAGGCCTGCTCGACGGCGAACCACCCACCTCGCTGTACAACGTCCTGAGTGAGCGCTTTGGCCTGGTCATGGAGTGGGGGGAGGACATGATTGAGGCCACGGCGGCCTCCCCGTCAACAGCCAGGCTGCTCAACGTGGAGGTCGGATCGCCGCTGCTGAAGATCCAGAGGCACGCCTTCGTTGCCCGCTCCATGGTGGACTACTCGGTGTCCTACTACCGGGCAGACCGCTACAAGCTCTGGGTGCCGCTGCAGCGTCCCGGCGTCCGTCCTACGCGCAACTACGCCTCCGGCTACCGGAATCCATAG
- the ctaD gene encoding cytochrome c oxidase subunit I, with translation MATYTQSAGILESPVVPKSKGRIVVNWITSTDHKTIGYMYLISSFVFFCFGGVMALLIRAELFEPGMQILQTKEQYNQLFTMHGTVMLLMFATPLFAGFANVIMPLQIGAPDVAFPRLNALAFWFFLFGSTIAVSGFITPQGAASFGWFAYAPLSNTTFSPGVGGDLWVFGLALSGFGTILGAVNFITTIICMRAPGMTMWRMPIFTWNTLVTAILVLMAFPPLAAALFALGADRRFGAHIFDPENGGAVLWQHLFWFFGHPEVYIIALPFFGIVSEIFPVFSRKPIFGYKGLVYATIAIAALSVTVWAHHMYVTGSVLLPFFSFMTMLIAVPTGVKFFNWIGTMWRGSITFETPMLWSIGFLATFLFGGLTGIILASPPLDFHVSDSYFVVAHFHYVVFGTVVFAMFAGFYFWWPKWTGKMLNERLGKIHFWLLFLGFHGTFLIQHWLGVEGMPRRYADYMPQDNFTWMNQFSTISSFVLGASLIPFFWNVYITWRSNEKVEVDDPWGFGASLEWATSCPPPRHNFTSLPRIRSERPALDLHHPELAQSHTVESPAPAASVLGNADQKDTAK, from the coding sequence GTGGCTACGTACACTCAATCCGCCGGGATCCTCGAAAGTCCCGTTGTTCCGAAGTCCAAGGGACGCATCGTCGTCAACTGGATCACTTCGACCGACCACAAGACCATCGGGTACATGTACCTGATCTCGTCCTTCGTGTTCTTCTGCTTCGGCGGCGTGATGGCGCTGCTGATCCGAGCCGAGCTTTTCGAGCCCGGAATGCAGATCCTGCAGACCAAAGAGCAGTACAACCAGCTGTTCACCATGCACGGAACCGTTATGCTGCTGATGTTTGCGACCCCGCTGTTCGCAGGCTTCGCCAACGTCATCATGCCCCTGCAGATCGGTGCACCCGACGTCGCCTTCCCGCGACTGAACGCATTGGCCTTCTGGTTCTTCCTCTTCGGCTCCACGATCGCCGTGTCCGGCTTCATCACCCCGCAGGGTGCCGCTTCGTTCGGCTGGTTCGCGTACGCGCCGCTGTCCAACACCACGTTCAGCCCCGGCGTCGGCGGTGACCTCTGGGTGTTCGGCCTCGCGCTCTCCGGCTTCGGTACCATCCTCGGTGCGGTCAACTTCATCACCACCATCATCTGCATGCGCGCTCCGGGCATGACCATGTGGCGCATGCCGATCTTCACCTGGAACACGCTGGTTACGGCAATCCTGGTCCTGATGGCCTTCCCGCCACTCGCAGCTGCCCTGTTCGCCCTTGGTGCCGACCGTCGCTTCGGAGCACACATCTTCGATCCCGAGAACGGCGGCGCAGTCCTCTGGCAGCACCTGTTCTGGTTCTTCGGCCACCCCGAGGTGTACATCATCGCGCTGCCGTTCTTCGGCATCGTCTCCGAGATCTTCCCCGTCTTCAGCCGCAAGCCCATCTTCGGCTACAAGGGCCTCGTGTACGCAACCATTGCCATCGCGGCTCTGTCCGTGACGGTGTGGGCACACCACATGTACGTCACCGGCTCGGTCCTCCTGCCGTTCTTCTCCTTTATGACGATGCTGATCGCCGTACCTACCGGCGTGAAGTTCTTCAACTGGATCGGCACCATGTGGCGGGGTTCCATCACTTTCGAAACGCCCATGCTCTGGAGCATCGGCTTCCTGGCAACCTTCCTGTTCGGTGGTTTGACGGGCATCATCCTCGCGTCACCGCCGCTTGACTTCCACGTATCGGATTCCTACTTCGTGGTGGCCCACTTCCACTACGTGGTGTTTGGCACCGTGGTGTTCGCGATGTTCGCCGGCTTCTACTTCTGGTGGCCGAAGTGGACCGGCAAGATGCTCAACGAGCGCCTGGGCAAGATCCACTTCTGGCTCCTGTTCCTCGGTTTCCACGGAACCTTCCTGATCCAGCACTGGCTGGGTGTCGAAGGCATGCCCCGCCGTTACGCGGACTACATGCCGCAGGACAATTTCACTTGGATGAACCAGTTCTCCACGATCTCCTCGTTCGTGCTGGGCGCTTCGCTGATCCCGTTCTTCTGGAATGTGTACATCACCTGGCGCAGCAACGAAAAGGTTGAGGTGGACGATCCCTGGGGCTTCGGTGCTTCGCTCGAGTGGGCAACCTCCTGCCCGCCGCCGCGCCACAACTTCACGTCGCTGCCCCGCATCCGTTCGGAGCGTCCGGCACTGGACCTCCACCACCCGGAGCTCGCACAGTCGCACACCGTTGAATCACCGGCACCGGCAGCGTCCGTGCTGGGCAACGCAGATCAGAAGGACACCGCCAAGTGA
- a CDS encoding dipeptidase, producing the protein MTSSPAGTPQKISAGIDGIGVEALRRAVHESFDTTVGQLKDLVKLPGVAWPSFDPAPLDRSAEAVAELVRAAGIADVRILRCNKEDGTPGGPAVVARRTAAEGKPTILLYAHHDVQPTGDLALWETEPFTAVERDGRLYGRGAADDKAGIMAHIAAYAAVTEVLADELGLGVTFFFEGEEEAGSPTFRTFLETHRELLRADVIVVADSSNWKVGIPALTTSLRGLVDGTIEVQVLEHAVHSGMFGGAVLDAPTLLSRLIATLHDDEGNVAVKGLVSRDDVSVDLTEAEYRADASVLDGVRLAGSGTIASRLWTKPALSIIGFDAPAVDVASNTLLPRARAKFSLRLAPGQDPADAMAAVRNHVESNAPFGAKVVFTPGESGSSFLTDTGSAAAGMAMWALGEAWGVPAVEMGIGGSIPFIADLTEVYPDVQILVTGVEDPDSRAHSANESLHLEDFRNAVVAEALLIARLNHEGLA; encoded by the coding sequence ATGACTTCATCACCGGCGGGGACCCCGCAAAAAATCAGCGCAGGAATCGACGGGATCGGCGTCGAAGCCCTGCGCCGGGCTGTACATGAGTCCTTCGACACCACCGTTGGGCAGCTGAAAGATCTCGTGAAGCTCCCGGGCGTCGCCTGGCCCAGCTTCGATCCTGCCCCGCTGGACCGCAGCGCGGAGGCCGTGGCGGAGCTGGTGCGGGCTGCGGGAATTGCTGACGTCCGGATCCTGCGCTGCAACAAAGAGGACGGCACGCCGGGCGGACCGGCTGTCGTGGCACGACGTACCGCTGCCGAGGGAAAGCCGACCATTCTGCTGTACGCCCACCATGACGTCCAGCCCACCGGGGACCTGGCGCTTTGGGAGACCGAACCGTTCACCGCCGTCGAACGCGACGGCCGGCTTTACGGGCGGGGAGCGGCCGATGACAAAGCCGGCATCATGGCCCATATAGCCGCGTATGCCGCCGTCACCGAGGTACTGGCCGACGAGTTGGGACTGGGTGTGACGTTTTTCTTCGAAGGCGAGGAGGAGGCAGGATCGCCCACCTTCCGCACGTTCCTGGAAACGCACCGCGAACTGCTGCGCGCCGACGTCATCGTGGTAGCGGATTCCAGCAACTGGAAAGTGGGCATTCCGGCCCTGACCACGAGCCTGCGCGGCCTGGTGGACGGGACCATTGAGGTACAGGTCCTGGAGCACGCCGTCCACTCCGGAATGTTCGGCGGCGCAGTCCTCGATGCGCCCACGCTGCTTTCGCGCCTGATCGCCACCCTCCACGACGACGAAGGAAACGTCGCTGTGAAAGGCCTCGTCAGCAGGGACGACGTCTCTGTCGACCTGACGGAGGCGGAATACCGGGCCGACGCGTCCGTGCTGGACGGAGTGCGCCTCGCCGGCAGCGGTACCATCGCCTCCCGGCTGTGGACCAAGCCGGCGCTGTCGATCATCGGCTTCGATGCTCCCGCCGTGGACGTTGCCTCTAATACCCTGCTGCCGAGGGCTCGGGCGAAGTTCAGCCTGCGGCTGGCTCCGGGCCAGGACCCGGCCGATGCCATGGCCGCCGTGCGGAACCATGTTGAGTCCAATGCACCGTTCGGCGCCAAGGTGGTCTTCACCCCGGGGGAGAGTGGAAGCTCCTTCCTGACCGACACGGGTTCCGCGGCCGCCGGAATGGCAATGTGGGCCCTCGGGGAAGCCTGGGGCGTTCCGGCGGTCGAAATGGGCATCGGTGGTTCGATTCCCTTCATCGCGGACCTTACGGAGGTCTACCCGGACGTGCAGATCCTGGTTACCGGCGTCGAGGACCCCGATTCCAGGGCCCACAGCGCCAATGAGTCTCTGCACCTGGAGGACTTCCGCAATGCGGTGGTGGCTGAAGCCCTCCTCATTGCCCGGCTCAACCATGAGGGTCTTGCCTGA
- a CDS encoding alpha/beta hydrolase, with protein sequence MEWHTDILGDDFEACTYQATGGDGVERTATLVRHVPQGEADGPGGSGPRPLPRRAILFLHGWSDYFFNVELARFWSGKGFEFFALDMHNHGRSLQADTHGGYVADLDDYDAEISKAIDIIGSLWPEHAGKPPLTLMGHSTGGLIAALWVSRHPGVASQLVLNSPWLEMHGSSLVRRAARSMVGPLARYRPEAVLRLPERGFYWRSISSEAEGEWTLDNKYRPPLAFPVRAGWLSAVLAGHSRVARGLRIDIPILVLLSGASANGMFWTEAMRRTDAVLDVNTIAIRAMALGRTVTLERIDGALHDVFLSPPHVRADAYARLNRWIRGYVLDDGGEE encoded by the coding sequence ATGGAGTGGCACACAGATATCCTGGGTGACGATTTTGAAGCCTGTACCTACCAGGCCACAGGCGGCGACGGCGTGGAGCGCACGGCTACCCTTGTGCGCCACGTTCCCCAAGGCGAGGCTGACGGGCCGGGCGGTTCCGGACCCCGGCCCCTCCCCCGCCGCGCCATTCTCTTCCTGCACGGCTGGAGCGATTACTTCTTTAACGTGGAGCTCGCCCGGTTCTGGTCAGGGAAGGGATTCGAGTTCTTTGCCCTCGATATGCACAACCACGGGCGGAGCCTGCAGGCCGACACCCATGGCGGCTACGTGGCCGACCTCGATGACTACGACGCCGAAATCAGCAAGGCAATTGACATCATCGGCTCCCTCTGGCCGGAGCACGCCGGCAAGCCGCCGCTGACCTTGATGGGACACTCCACCGGCGGCCTCATCGCCGCACTGTGGGTGAGCCGTCATCCGGGAGTGGCTTCCCAGCTGGTCCTCAACAGCCCCTGGCTGGAAATGCACGGCAGTTCACTGGTCCGGCGTGCCGCCAGGTCCATGGTGGGACCGCTGGCACGGTACCGTCCGGAGGCTGTGCTGCGGCTGCCGGAGCGCGGCTTCTATTGGCGGAGCATCAGCAGCGAGGCTGAGGGTGAGTGGACCCTGGACAACAAGTACCGGCCGCCCCTGGCTTTTCCCGTGCGGGCCGGCTGGCTCAGTGCGGTCCTGGCCGGGCATTCCCGGGTGGCCCGCGGACTGCGGATCGACATCCCCATCCTGGTGCTCCTGTCCGGAGCCAGCGCGAACGGCATGTTCTGGACCGAGGCGATGCGACGGACCGACGCCGTGCTGGACGTGAACACGATCGCCATCCGGGCCATGGCCCTCGGCCGGACGGTCACCCTTGAAAGGATCGACGGCGCCCTCCACGACGTCTTCCTGTCTCCGCCCCACGTCCGGGCGGACGCATACGCGCGGCTGAACCGCTGGATCAGGGGCTACGTCCTGGACGACGGCGGCGAGGAGTGA
- a CDS encoding DUF3043 domain-containing protein — protein sequence MFGRKKEAPTAQDVVDQQAAEALARQDAALGKGAPTPKRKAQEAARKRPLVPEDRKASKAAERAAVQEQRIKMRQALDTGDEKFLPLRDKGPQKRYARDYVDARFSLGEYLMFGALLFVVISLLVPSTSEAMIYVLGGFWVMFLAVFVDVFILSRKLRKRLTEKFGEVERGTVWYGSMRSLQFRRLRLPKPLVKRGEFPA from the coding sequence GTGTTTGGACGTAAAAAAGAAGCGCCAACGGCGCAGGACGTAGTTGACCAGCAGGCAGCCGAGGCCTTGGCCCGGCAGGACGCAGCCCTCGGCAAGGGCGCGCCCACGCCCAAGCGCAAAGCACAGGAAGCCGCGCGGAAGCGTCCCCTGGTGCCGGAAGACCGAAAGGCCTCCAAGGCAGCCGAGCGGGCGGCCGTGCAGGAACAGCGGATCAAGATGCGCCAGGCCCTGGACACGGGCGACGAAAAGTTCCTGCCCCTTCGGGACAAGGGCCCGCAGAAGCGCTACGCACGCGATTACGTGGATGCCCGCTTCAGCCTGGGCGAGTACCTGATGTTCGGTGCCTTGTTGTTCGTGGTCATCTCGCTGCTGGTCCCTTCCACCAGCGAAGCGATGATCTACGTCCTGGGCGGCTTCTGGGTGATGTTCCTGGCCGTTTTTGTTGACGTCTTCATCCTGTCCCGCAAGCTGCGCAAGCGCCTCACGGAGAAGTTTGGCGAGGTGGAACGCGGAACTGTCTGGTACGGGTCCATGCGCTCACTCCAGTTCCGCCGCCTGCGCCTTCCCAAGCCGCTCGTCAAGCGCGGAGAATTCCCCGCCTAA
- a CDS encoding cytochrome c oxidase subunit 4: MKIESWIFGAGVFFFVPVSLVYGFLTNWSEWVGILGILLVGGLAGMIGAYLGFTGKRVGMRPEDRNDAEIHEGSGEQGHFSPWSWWPLVLGLSCAGGFLGLAVGFWVTFIAGGLAVIALVGWVYEYSRGDHAH; the protein is encoded by the coding sequence GTGAAGATCGAATCATGGATTTTTGGAGCCGGAGTCTTCTTCTTCGTACCGGTCTCCCTGGTTTACGGATTCCTGACCAACTGGTCTGAGTGGGTCGGCATCCTCGGTATCCTTCTCGTTGGCGGCCTCGCCGGCATGATCGGTGCATACCTTGGGTTCACCGGCAAGCGCGTGGGCATGCGTCCTGAGGACCGCAACGACGCCGAGATCCACGAAGGTTCAGGCGAGCAGGGCCACTTCAGCCCCTGGAGCTGGTGGCCGCTGGTCCTGGGCCTGTCCTGCGCAGGTGGATTCCTCGGCCTGGCCGTAGGATTCTGGGTCACGTTCATCGCCGGCGGCCTGGCCGTCATCGCCCTCGTCGGCTGGGTCTACGAATACAGCCGCGGCGATCACGCACACTAG
- the coxB gene encoding cytochrome c oxidase subunit II translates to MSSQNRTGSRRKQITTITGLALAGALALTGCSPEVQRGWLPTERGTTNHTDRIMDLWVNSWIAALVVGIITWGLMVWCIVAYRRRKGTVGFPRQTSFNLPLEVFYLTIPLFMVLVFFYFTDRDQQAIDNRSEPADVVVDVRGKQWAWDFNYKQGDVITEDVHEAGVQAHLTGAEVDKEKLPTLYLPVNKSVDLELNSRDVIHSFWVPAFLQKRDMIPGKTNYIRFTPTKEGTYDGKCAELCGEYHSEMLFRVKVVSETEFQAHMDQLRQDGNTGLLGEEYDRNPNLNEIK, encoded by the coding sequence GTGAGTTCGCAGAACCGAACCGGCAGCCGACGCAAACAGATCACTACGATCACTGGCTTGGCACTAGCCGGCGCGTTGGCTTTGACTGGATGTTCACCAGAGGTACAGAGAGGCTGGTTGCCCACCGAGCGTGGCACCACCAATCACACTGACCGCATCATGGACCTCTGGGTCAACTCATGGATAGCCGCATTGGTCGTCGGCATCATTACCTGGGGACTTATGGTCTGGTGCATCGTGGCCTACCGCCGCCGCAAGGGCACCGTCGGGTTCCCGCGGCAGACCAGCTTCAACCTTCCCCTCGAGGTCTTCTACCTGACCATCCCGCTGTTCATGGTCCTGGTGTTCTTTTACTTCACCGACCGGGACCAGCAGGCCATCGACAACCGCTCCGAGCCGGCCGACGTCGTTGTGGACGTCCGCGGCAAGCAGTGGGCCTGGGACTTCAACTACAAGCAGGGCGACGTCATCACCGAAGACGTCCACGAAGCAGGCGTCCAGGCGCACCTCACCGGTGCTGAAGTGGACAAGGAAAAGCTGCCCACCCTGTACCTCCCCGTCAACAAGTCTGTTGACCTCGAGCTGAACTCCCGCGACGTTATCCACTCTTTCTGGGTCCCCGCCTTCCTGCAGAAGCGCGACATGATCCCGGGAAAGACGAACTACATCCGGTTTACCCCCACCAAAGAGGGCACCTACGACGGCAAATGTGCCGAACTCTGCGGCGAATACCACTCCGAAATGCTGTTCCGCGTGAAGGTTGTCTCCGAAACGGAGTTCCAGGCGCACATGGACCAGCTGCGACAGGACGGCAACACCGGCCTGCTCGGCGAAGAGTACGACCGCAACCCGAACCTGAACGAAATTAAGTAA
- a CDS encoding HPr family phosphocarrier protein, whose product MGVPLSRSISPTILLASEAAMAAIQIYIHVLRVEQQEGRSRPPRRRFQPPDVAALRLFRNAVVTAETRRNKGVLLPVRKAIVQSPIGLHARPAAVFVRAVTESGLPVRIGKRGIVPVDARSLLEVMTADFHCGCEVELSVDPEALPARYSVESAEAALDGLTLLLEAGAAA is encoded by the coding sequence ATGGGCGTCCCGCTGTCGCGGTCGATCTCCCCTACCATCCTGCTCGCGTCAGAGGCCGCCATGGCCGCGATCCAGATCTACATTCATGTTTTAAGGGTAGAGCAACAAGAGGGCAGGTCTAGACCACCCCGACGGCGGTTTCAGCCGCCGGATGTAGCGGCACTACGCTTGTTCAGGAATGCAGTCGTGACGGCCGAGACCCGTCGGAACAAAGGAGTCCTGTTGCCAGTGCGCAAGGCAATCGTTCAATCACCCATAGGCCTGCACGCGCGGCCGGCCGCTGTCTTCGTCCGGGCTGTTACGGAATCCGGCCTGCCGGTCAGAATCGGAAAAAGGGGAATCGTGCCCGTCGATGCACGGTCCCTGCTCGAAGTCATGACAGCCGATTTCCATTGTGGCTGTGAAGTGGAACTCTCAGTTGATCCCGAGGCGCTTCCTGCCCGCTACAGCGTTGAATCCGCCGAGGCGGCACTGGACGGCCTGACGCTTCTGCTGGAGGCAGGCGCGGCCGCCTGA
- a CDS encoding quinone-dependent dihydroorotate dehydrogenase, translated as MRVYPTFFRLAFSWMDAERAHKIGFRAIRLAHSSGAGRVLAKFTAPAPSLQTTAFGITFPSPFGLAAGFDKEGHGIEALTELGFGHVEVGTITGQAQPGNEKPRLFRLVEDKAVINRMGFNNDGATAVAPRLKSARAALQRRHPGVRPVIGVNIGKSKVVELEDAASDYLVSARSLAPAADYLVVNVSSPNTPGLRLLQNVETLRPLLKAVGEEADKAAGRHVPLLVKIAPDLTDEDIDDVAKLALDLKLDGIIATNTTIGREGLTSDPAKIRDCGPGGLSGAPLKARSLEVLRRLKDATGGSLTLVSVGGVEDARDVQERLDAGATLVQGYTAFLYEGPFWAARINRQLAKHPSRR; from the coding sequence ATGCGCGTATATCCCACCTTCTTTCGCCTGGCCTTTTCATGGATGGACGCCGAACGCGCCCACAAGATCGGCTTCCGTGCCATCAGGCTGGCCCACAGCTCAGGGGCGGGCAGGGTGCTCGCCAAATTCACGGCACCGGCGCCGTCGCTCCAGACCACTGCCTTCGGCATTACCTTTCCTTCACCCTTCGGGCTCGCCGCAGGCTTTGACAAGGAAGGGCACGGCATTGAAGCGCTGACCGAACTCGGGTTCGGCCACGTGGAGGTCGGCACCATCACCGGGCAGGCCCAGCCCGGGAACGAAAAGCCGCGGCTCTTCCGCCTCGTCGAGGACAAGGCAGTTATCAACCGGATGGGATTCAACAACGACGGCGCCACCGCCGTGGCCCCCCGGCTGAAGTCCGCGCGGGCCGCCTTGCAGCGCCGCCACCCGGGGGTCCGTCCGGTGATCGGCGTCAACATCGGCAAGAGCAAGGTGGTGGAGCTCGAGGACGCAGCCAGCGACTACCTGGTCAGCGCCCGGAGCCTTGCACCGGCAGCCGATTACCTCGTGGTCAACGTCAGTTCACCCAACACGCCGGGTCTCCGCCTGCTCCAGAACGTCGAAACCCTCCGCCCCCTGCTCAAAGCGGTGGGAGAGGAAGCGGACAAGGCCGCCGGCAGGCACGTTCCGCTGCTGGTTAAGATCGCCCCGGACCTCACGGACGAGGACATTGACGATGTTGCGAAACTCGCCCTGGACCTCAAGCTGGACGGAATCATCGCCACCAACACCACGATCGGCCGGGAGGGGCTCACCTCCGATCCGGCAAAAATCCGGGACTGCGGGCCCGGCGGCCTCTCCGGGGCCCCGCTGAAGGCACGGTCCCTGGAAGTGCTGCGCCGCCTCAAGGACGCAACCGGCGGCTCGCTCACGCTCGTGTCCGTCGGCGGAGTGGAGGACGCCAGGGATGTCCAGGAACGGCTCGATGCCGGTGCCACCCTGGTGCAGGGCTACACGGCGTTCCTGTATGAGGGTCCGTTCTGGGCCGCGCGGATCAACCGGCAGCTGGCCAAACACCCCTCCCGCCGGTAA
- a CDS encoding iron-sulfur cluster assembly accessory protein, with translation MSTTTNENSAAATGTASEELPTHEVKLTDVAAGKVRSLLEQEGRTDLRLRVAVQPGGCSGLIYQLYFDERLLDGDAVRDYDGVEVVVDKMSVPYLSGASIDFEDTISKQGFTIDNPNAGGSCACGDSFH, from the coding sequence ATGAGCACTACAACCAATGAAAACAGCGCCGCAGCCACCGGCACCGCCAGCGAAGAACTGCCCACGCACGAGGTCAAGCTGACCGACGTCGCCGCGGGCAAGGTCCGCAGCCTGCTGGAGCAGGAAGGCCGCACCGACCTTCGTCTGCGCGTTGCTGTCCAGCCGGGCGGTTGCTCCGGGCTGATCTACCAGCTCTACTTCGATGAGCGGCTGCTCGACGGAGATGCCGTACGTGACTACGACGGCGTCGAGGTCGTTGTCGACAAGATGAGCGTCCCGTACCTCAGCGGCGCCAGCATCGACTTCGAAGACACCATCTCGAAGCAGGGCTTCACCATTGACAACCCCAACGCCGGCGGCTCCTGCGCCTGCGGAGATTCTTTCCACTAA